The Salvia miltiorrhiza cultivar Shanhuang (shh) chromosome 1, IMPLAD_Smil_shh, whole genome shotgun sequence genome has a window encoding:
- the LOC131022737 gene encoding putative pentatricopeptide repeat-containing protein At1g02420 — translation MYCVVTRRLQRLSLSASPTPLTRYLCSIPNPLSSQNDDVERIFRIITTPSDPKSLKYSLKNSQIPLSNDVIDKVLKRVRFSHSNPLSALEFYKFTSRINGFLHTPYSLDTMLYVLGRTRKFEEIWELLLETKRKDQSLITPRTVQVVLARIAKVCSVRQTVESFKKFRKLVLKFDVNCYNALFRTLSQEKSMSDARNVYHSLKHEFRPNLHTFNILLAGWKSSEEAEAFFGEMKEMGVEPDLVSYNCLVDVFCKGRELQKAYELVGRMRDEGIDLDVITYTSLIGGLGLVGQPDKAREVLKEMREYGCYPDVAAYNAVIRNFCIAKRLGDAYALMEEMVEKGLSPNATTFNVILRSLYWANDLRSSWGLYQRMKGMGCLPNTQSCMFLIRLMKRQENVDLALELWGDMVEKGFGSYILVSDVLLDLLCDVGRLEEAERCFLQMLEKGQKPSQVSFRRIKVLMELAKRDDALANLSEKMSAFGPAIQTRRSYADELDRPVSGTMI, via the coding sequence ATGTACTGTGTAGTGACGCGGAGACTCCAACGCCTGTCTCTCTCCGCCTCTCCGACGCCATTAACAAGGTACTTGTGTTCAATCCCTAACCCCCTATCCTCCCAAAACGACGACGTCGAGAGAATCTTCCGCATAATCACCACTCCTTCAGACCCGAAATCCCTAAAATACTCCCTTAAAAATTCCCAAATCCCCCTTTCCAATGACGTGATTGACAAAGTTCTCAAGAGGGTCCGCTTCTCTCACTCCAATCCGCTCTCAGCCTTGGAGTTCTACAAATTCACGTCGCGAATAAATGGGTTTCTCCACACCCCTTATTCCCTCGACACCATGCTCTACGTCCTCGGCAGAACTCGGAAATTCGAAGAAATATGGGAGCTTTTACTGGAAACCAAGAGAAAAGATCAATCTTTGATAACCCCAAGAACTGTGCAGGTTGTTTTGGCTAGAATAGCTAAGGTTTGCTCAGTTAGGCAGACTGTTGAATCGTTCAAAAAGTTTAGAAAACTTGTTTTGAAATTTGATGTTAATTGTTACAATGCATTGTTTAGGACTTTGTCGCAGGAGAAGAGCATGAGTGATGCTAGGAATGTTTATCATTCATTGAAGCATGAATTTAGGCCTAATTTGCACACGTTTAATATCTTGTTGGCTGGTTGGAAATCATCTGAGGAGGCAGAGGCGTTCTTTGGTGAGATGAAGGAGATGGGAGTCGAGCCCGATTTAGTGTCTTATAATTGCCTTGTGGATGTGTTTTGTAAGGGGAGGGAGCTGCAGAAGGCGTATGAGTTGGTTGGTAGGATGAGGGATGAGGGCATTGATTTGGATGTGATCACATACACATCTTTGATCGGAGGGCTAGGATTAGTCGGGCAGCCGGATAAGGCGAGGGAGGTGTTGAAGGAGATGAGGGAGTATGGTTGCTACCCCGATGTTGCAGCTTACAATGCTGTGATCAGGAACTTCTGCATAGCAAAGAGATTAGGGGACGCCTATGCCTTGATGGAGGAGATGGTGGAGAAGGGGTTGAGCCCTAATGCCACGACTTTTAATGTCATCTTAAGGTCATTGTATTGGGCGAATGATTTGAGGAGCTCATGGGGGTTGTACCAGAGGATGAAGGGGATGGGGTGCTTGCCCAACACGCAGTCGTGTATGTTCTTGATCAGGTTGATGAAGAGGCAGGAGAATGTGGATTTGGCCCTTGAGCTGTGGGGTGACATGGTTGAGAAGGGATTCGGATCCTACATTTTGGTGTCGGATGTGCTGCTCGATTTGCTCTGTGACGTGGGGAGGCTGGAGGAGGCGGAGAGGTGTTTCTTGCAGATGTTGGAGAAGGGGCAGAAGCCCAGCCAAGTATCTTTTAGGAGGATCAAAGTGCTCATGGAGCTGGCTAAAAGGGATGATGCTCTTGCGAATCTGTCGGAGAAGATGTCTGCGTTTGGTCCTGCAATCCAGACGCGCAGGAGCTATGCAGACGAGCTAGATAGGCCCGTCTCTGGCACGATGATCTGA
- the LOC131022745 gene encoding uncharacterized protein LOC131022745 isoform X2: MAMDKTTAFLVFLCLWAAVAEAEYVKYKDPKQPLNVRIKDLMNRMTLEEKIGQMTQIERKVASPDVMKQYFIGSVLSGGGSVPAPKASAADWVNLVNGIQKGAVSTRLGIPMIYGIDAVHGHNNVYKATIFPHNVGLGVTRDPQLLKRIGAATALEVRATGIPYAFAPCIAVCRDPRWGRCYESYSEDHKIVQAMTEIIPGLQGDLPANSKKGIPFVAGKTKVAACAKHFVGDGGTTRGLDENNTVIDSKGLFSIHMPAYYDSIRKGVATVMVSYSSWNGLRMHANRDLVTGFLKNKLRFRGFVISDWQGIDRITSPPHANYTYSVEAGVLAGIDMVMVPENFQEFINTLTSLVKSNVIPMSRIDDAVRRILRVKFVMGLFENPLADLSLSSHLGSQEHRELAREAVRKSLVLLKNGDNPRNRLLPLPKKAPKILVAGTHADNLGYQCGGWTIEWQGVHGNDLTAGTTILAAIKKTVDPSTQVVFSENPDAGFVKGGGFSHAIVVVGEVPYAEMFGDSTNLSIADPGPSTIKNVCGAMRCVVVVVSGRPVVMEPYVRQIGALVAAWLPGSEGQGVADVLFGDYGFSGKLARTWFRSVNQLPMNVGDAHYDPLFPFGYGLTTQPTRHG; the protein is encoded by the exons ATGGCGATGGACAAAACGACGGCGTTTTTGGTGTTTCTGTGTCTGTGGGCAGCTGTTGCAGAAGCAGAGTACGTCAAATACAAAGACCCCAAACAGCCATTGAAtgtgagaatcaaagatttgaTGAATAGAATGACTCTTGAAGAGAAGATTGGACAGATGACACAAATCGAAAGGAAAGTAGCCTCCCCTGATGTAATGAAGCAATATTTCATAG GGAGTGTGTTGAGTGGTGGAGGAAGTGTTCCTGCGCCCAAGGCTTCTGCTGCGGATTGGGTGAATTTGGTGAATGGTATTCAAAAGGGGGCTGTTTCAACCAGGCTTGGGATACCGATGATTTATGGGATTGATGCTGTTCATGGCCACAACAATGTGTACAAAGCCACCATTTTCCCTCACAATGTTGGGCTTGGTGTCACCAG GGATCCACAACTTCTGAAGAGGATTGGAGCTGCTACTGCACTAGAAGTTAGGGCCACTGGAATTCCATACGCCTTTGCGCCTTGCATAGCT GTCTGTCGGGATCCAAGATGGGGCCGTTGCTACGAGAGCTACAGCGAGGATCACAAGATCGTTCAGGCAATGACCGAGATCATCCCTGGTCTGCAGGGTGATCTCCCGGCTAACTCCAAAAAGGGCATACCTTTTGTTGCTGGAAA GACAAAAGTTGCAGCTTGTGCAAAGCATTTTGTGGGAGATGGTGGTACGACGAGGGGACTAGACGAAAACAACACTGTCATCGACTCCAAGGGACTGTTTAGCATCCACATGCCTGCCTACTATGATTCTATCAGAAAAGGCGTTGCCACTGTCATGGTCTCTTACTCGAGCTGGAATGGCCTAAGGATGCATGCTAACCGCGACCTTGTCACCGGCTTCCTCAAGAACAAACTGAGATTCCGG GGCTTTGTGATATCAGATTGGCAGGGCATCGACAGGATCACAAGCCCACCCCACGCGAACTACACTTACTCTGTTGAAGCCGGAGTTCTTGCTGGAATTGACATG GTTATGGTACCTGAGAATTTCCAAGAGTTCATCAACACTCTGACTTCTCTCGTGAAAAGCAACGTGATCCCCATGAGCAGGATCGATGATGCTGTTCGTAGAATACTTAGGGTGAAGTTCGTGATGGGCCTATTCGAGAACCCTCTAGCTGATCTCTCCCTATCAAGCCATCTTGGAAGCCAG GAACATAGGGAGCTGGCACGGGAAGCTGTAAGAAAGTCGCTCGTCCTGTTGAAGAATGGTGATAACCCAAGAAACCGGCTGCTTCCCCTTCCGAAGAAGGCACCCAAAATCCTAGTTGCAGGAACTCATGCTGATAACTTGGGATACCAATGTGGAGGCTGGACTATAGAGTGGCAAGGCGTGCACGGCAACGACCTCACAGCCG GAACCACAATCCTAGCTGCCATCAAGAAGACAGTAGACCCTTCCACACAGGTAGTCTTCTCCGAGAATCCGGATGCTGGGTTCGTGAAGGGCGGGGGGTTCTCCCACGCCATCGTGGTGGTGGGCGAGGTCCCCTACGCGGAGATGTTCGGCGACAGCACGAACCTGAGCATCGCAGACCCCGGGCCAAGCACCATCAAGAACGTGTGCGGAGCCATGAGGtgcgtggtggtggtggtgtcgGGGCGACCGGTGGTGATGGAGCCGTACGTGAGGCAGATAGGAGCACTCGTGGCAGCGTGGCTGCCGGGGAGCGAGGGACAGGGGGTGGCTGATGTGCTGTTCGGTGACTATGGGTTCAGTGGGAAGCTTGCAAGGACTTGGTTCAGGTCTGTGAATCAGCTGCCCATGAATGTGGGAGATGCACATTATGATCCTCTCTTCCCATTTGGGTATGGGCTCACAACTCAACCTACTAGGCatggttga
- the LOC131022745 gene encoding uncharacterized protein LOC131022745 isoform X1, protein MLYIGIDIYTSIWETVQLSIDTASCVFLQVGSKAAMAMDKTTAFLVFLCLWAAVAEAEYVKYKDPKQPLNVRIKDLMNRMTLEEKIGQMTQIERKVASPDVMKQYFIGSVLSGGGSVPAPKASAADWVNLVNGIQKGAVSTRLGIPMIYGIDAVHGHNNVYKATIFPHNVGLGVTRDPQLLKRIGAATALEVRATGIPYAFAPCIAVCRDPRWGRCYESYSEDHKIVQAMTEIIPGLQGDLPANSKKGIPFVAGKTKVAACAKHFVGDGGTTRGLDENNTVIDSKGLFSIHMPAYYDSIRKGVATVMVSYSSWNGLRMHANRDLVTGFLKNKLRFRGFVISDWQGIDRITSPPHANYTYSVEAGVLAGIDMVMVPENFQEFINTLTSLVKSNVIPMSRIDDAVRRILRVKFVMGLFENPLADLSLSSHLGSQEHRELAREAVRKSLVLLKNGDNPRNRLLPLPKKAPKILVAGTHADNLGYQCGGWTIEWQGVHGNDLTAGTTILAAIKKTVDPSTQVVFSENPDAGFVKGGGFSHAIVVVGEVPYAEMFGDSTNLSIADPGPSTIKNVCGAMRCVVVVVSGRPVVMEPYVRQIGALVAAWLPGSEGQGVADVLFGDYGFSGKLARTWFRSVNQLPMNVGDAHYDPLFPFGYGLTTQPTRHG, encoded by the exons ATGCTATATATAGGCATAGATATATACACTTCAATTTGGGAAACAGTTCAGCTCTCAATAGACACTGCAAGCTGTGTGTTCTTGCAAGT AGGTTCCAAAGCAGCTATGGCGATGGACAAAACGACGGCGTTTTTGGTGTTTCTGTGTCTGTGGGCAGCTGTTGCAGAAGCAGAGTACGTCAAATACAAAGACCCCAAACAGCCATTGAAtgtgagaatcaaagatttgaTGAATAGAATGACTCTTGAAGAGAAGATTGGACAGATGACACAAATCGAAAGGAAAGTAGCCTCCCCTGATGTAATGAAGCAATATTTCATAG GGAGTGTGTTGAGTGGTGGAGGAAGTGTTCCTGCGCCCAAGGCTTCTGCTGCGGATTGGGTGAATTTGGTGAATGGTATTCAAAAGGGGGCTGTTTCAACCAGGCTTGGGATACCGATGATTTATGGGATTGATGCTGTTCATGGCCACAACAATGTGTACAAAGCCACCATTTTCCCTCACAATGTTGGGCTTGGTGTCACCAG GGATCCACAACTTCTGAAGAGGATTGGAGCTGCTACTGCACTAGAAGTTAGGGCCACTGGAATTCCATACGCCTTTGCGCCTTGCATAGCT GTCTGTCGGGATCCAAGATGGGGCCGTTGCTACGAGAGCTACAGCGAGGATCACAAGATCGTTCAGGCAATGACCGAGATCATCCCTGGTCTGCAGGGTGATCTCCCGGCTAACTCCAAAAAGGGCATACCTTTTGTTGCTGGAAA GACAAAAGTTGCAGCTTGTGCAAAGCATTTTGTGGGAGATGGTGGTACGACGAGGGGACTAGACGAAAACAACACTGTCATCGACTCCAAGGGACTGTTTAGCATCCACATGCCTGCCTACTATGATTCTATCAGAAAAGGCGTTGCCACTGTCATGGTCTCTTACTCGAGCTGGAATGGCCTAAGGATGCATGCTAACCGCGACCTTGTCACCGGCTTCCTCAAGAACAAACTGAGATTCCGG GGCTTTGTGATATCAGATTGGCAGGGCATCGACAGGATCACAAGCCCACCCCACGCGAACTACACTTACTCTGTTGAAGCCGGAGTTCTTGCTGGAATTGACATG GTTATGGTACCTGAGAATTTCCAAGAGTTCATCAACACTCTGACTTCTCTCGTGAAAAGCAACGTGATCCCCATGAGCAGGATCGATGATGCTGTTCGTAGAATACTTAGGGTGAAGTTCGTGATGGGCCTATTCGAGAACCCTCTAGCTGATCTCTCCCTATCAAGCCATCTTGGAAGCCAG GAACATAGGGAGCTGGCACGGGAAGCTGTAAGAAAGTCGCTCGTCCTGTTGAAGAATGGTGATAACCCAAGAAACCGGCTGCTTCCCCTTCCGAAGAAGGCACCCAAAATCCTAGTTGCAGGAACTCATGCTGATAACTTGGGATACCAATGTGGAGGCTGGACTATAGAGTGGCAAGGCGTGCACGGCAACGACCTCACAGCCG GAACCACAATCCTAGCTGCCATCAAGAAGACAGTAGACCCTTCCACACAGGTAGTCTTCTCCGAGAATCCGGATGCTGGGTTCGTGAAGGGCGGGGGGTTCTCCCACGCCATCGTGGTGGTGGGCGAGGTCCCCTACGCGGAGATGTTCGGCGACAGCACGAACCTGAGCATCGCAGACCCCGGGCCAAGCACCATCAAGAACGTGTGCGGAGCCATGAGGtgcgtggtggtggtggtgtcgGGGCGACCGGTGGTGATGGAGCCGTACGTGAGGCAGATAGGAGCACTCGTGGCAGCGTGGCTGCCGGGGAGCGAGGGACAGGGGGTGGCTGATGTGCTGTTCGGTGACTATGGGTTCAGTGGGAAGCTTGCAAGGACTTGGTTCAGGTCTGTGAATCAGCTGCCCATGAATGTGGGAGATGCACATTATGATCCTCTCTTCCCATTTGGGTATGGGCTCACAACTCAACCTACTAGGCatggttga